The following proteins come from a genomic window of Iamia sp. SCSIO 61187:
- a CDS encoding betaine/proline/choline family ABC transporter ATP-binding protein (Members of the family are the ATP-binding subunit of ABC transporters for substrates such as betaine, L-proline or other amino acids, choline, carnitine, etc. The substrate specificity is best determined from the substrate-binding subunit, rather than this subunit, as it interacts with the permease subunit and not with substrate directly.) — protein MPDHPTDVDQDVIAPTEDHGPASSPAAGREEPMIRLDGVSKTYPGSSVPAVESLTLDIPRGEVLVLVGPSGCGKSTTLRLINRMIEPTAGRIVFDGRDVTRVNADHLRRSIGYVIQQVGLFPHRTIADNVATVPRMLGWDRARTKARVDELLDMVGLDPTQFRDRFPKELSGGQAQRVGVARALGADPPVLLMDEPFGAIDPITRDRLQNEFLRLQGELKKTIVFVTHDIDEAIKMGDRIAILGDRSRIAQLDTPQRILSLPIDDFVEDFIGSGATLKGLNFERVRDLDLDAAGFPVAGIDVGRARATALLEAAHQQWLLLLDVDERPVRWVDGDDLDRTDRPLTSLGLPVKVTVEPNATLHDTLEAMLTSSIGCAVVTDERGRFRGVVQIEQLTEAIARMRREARAHYRARGARGGNVDPDLPL, from the coding sequence ATGCCTGACCATCCGACCGACGTCGACCAGGACGTGATCGCCCCGACCGAGGATCACGGTCCCGCCAGCAGCCCTGCCGCGGGCCGGGAGGAGCCGATGATCCGGCTCGACGGGGTGTCCAAGACCTACCCCGGGTCCTCGGTCCCGGCCGTGGAGTCCCTGACGCTCGACATCCCGCGCGGCGAGGTCCTGGTGCTGGTCGGCCCCTCGGGCTGCGGCAAGAGCACCACCCTGCGCCTGATCAACCGGATGATCGAGCCCACGGCGGGGCGCATCGTCTTCGACGGCCGCGACGTCACCCGGGTCAACGCCGACCACCTCCGTCGGAGCATCGGCTACGTGATCCAGCAGGTGGGGCTGTTCCCGCACCGCACCATCGCCGACAACGTGGCCACCGTGCCCCGGATGCTCGGGTGGGACCGAGCCCGCACCAAGGCCCGCGTCGACGAGCTGCTCGACATGGTGGGACTGGACCCGACCCAGTTCCGGGACCGCTTCCCCAAGGAGCTCTCCGGCGGTCAGGCCCAGCGGGTGGGGGTGGCCCGAGCCCTGGGCGCCGACCCCCCCGTGCTGCTGATGGACGAGCCCTTCGGCGCCATCGACCCCATCACCCGCGACCGCCTGCAGAACGAGTTCCTGCGGCTCCAGGGCGAGCTGAAGAAGACCATCGTCTTCGTCACCCACGACATCGACGAGGCGATCAAGATGGGCGACCGCATCGCCATCCTCGGCGACCGGTCCCGCATCGCCCAGCTCGACACCCCCCAGCGCATCCTCTCGCTGCCGATCGACGACTTCGTCGAGGACTTCATCGGCAGCGGCGCCACGCTCAAGGGCCTGAACTTCGAGCGCGTGCGCGACCTCGACCTCGACGCCGCGGGGTTCCCGGTCGCCGGCATCGACGTGGGCCGGGCGCGGGCGACGGCCCTGCTCGAGGCCGCGCACCAGCAGTGGCTCCTCCTCCTCGACGTCGACGAGCGTCCCGTGCGCTGGGTCGATGGCGACGACCTCGATCGGACCGACCGCCCCCTCACGTCGCTCGGCCTGCCGGTCAAGGTCACCGTCGAGCCCAACGCCACGTTGCACGACACGCTCGAGGCCATGCTGACCTCGAGCATCGGCTGTGCCGTCGTCACCGACGAGCGGGGCCGCTTCCGGGGCGTGGTCCAGATCGAGCAGCTGACCGAGGCCATCGCCCGCATGCGTCGGGAGGCCCGGGCCCACTACCGGGCGCGCGGGGCGCGCGGCGGGAACGTCGACCCGGACCTGCCCCTGTGA
- a CDS encoding aldo/keto reductase: MTPDRLRLRTLGRSGLEVGAIGLGCMSFSPIYGAFEETAPDEVIGRALDLGVTLLDTADVYGPHTSEEVVGRAIAGRRDEVVLATKFGIRPRIEGDRVVMDVDGSPAYCREAVDGSLRRLGLGHVDLYYLHRPDTSIPIEETVGAMAELVAAGKVRHLGLSEASPDTLRRAHATHPITALQTEYSIWSRDIEGEILATCRELGIGLVPYSPLGRGYLTGAIARRDELADGDFRRGQARFTDEALAANRAVVDVVEGIAADHGCTAGQVALAWVLAQGDDVVPIPGTKRVSYLEQNVGAAAVELTDDDRARLDALRVDQPRSPDESWINRSTPPLPA, from the coding sequence GTGACCCCGGATCGCCTTCGCCTCCGCACGCTGGGCCGGTCCGGCCTCGAGGTCGGTGCCATCGGGCTCGGCTGCATGAGCTTCAGCCCCATCTACGGCGCCTTCGAGGAGACCGCGCCCGACGAGGTCATCGGCCGGGCGCTCGACCTGGGCGTGACGCTCCTCGACACCGCCGACGTCTACGGCCCCCACACCTCCGAGGAGGTGGTGGGGCGGGCCATCGCCGGCCGGCGCGACGAGGTGGTGCTGGCCACCAAGTTCGGCATCCGCCCCCGGATCGAGGGCGACCGGGTCGTCATGGACGTCGACGGGTCGCCGGCGTACTGCCGGGAGGCGGTCGACGGCTCGCTCCGGCGGCTCGGCCTGGGCCACGTCGACCTCTACTACCTGCACCGCCCCGACACCTCGATCCCCATCGAGGAGACGGTGGGGGCCATGGCCGAGCTTGTCGCCGCGGGCAAGGTCCGCCACCTGGGGCTGTCCGAGGCCTCCCCCGACACCCTCCGCCGGGCCCACGCCACCCACCCGATCACGGCGCTCCAGACCGAGTACTCGATCTGGAGCCGCGACATCGAGGGCGAGATCCTGGCCACCTGCCGCGAGCTCGGCATCGGCCTCGTGCCCTACAGCCCGCTGGGGCGCGGCTACCTCACCGGGGCCATCGCCCGCCGCGACGAGCTGGCCGACGGCGACTTCCGCCGGGGCCAGGCCCGGTTCACCGACGAGGCCTTGGCCGCCAACCGCGCCGTGGTCGACGTCGTCGAGGGCATCGCCGCCGACCACGGCTGCACCGCCGGCCAGGTCGCCCTGGCGTGGGTGCTGGCCCAGGGCGACGACGTGGTGCCCATCCCGGGCACCAAGCGGGTCTCCTACCTGGAGCAGAACGTGGGGGCCGCCGCGGTCGAGCTCACCGACGACGACCGGGCCCGGCTCGACGCCCTCCGCGTCGACCAGCCCCGTTCACCCGACGAGAGCTGGATCAACCGCTCCACCCCGCCGCTGCCGGCCTGA
- a CDS encoding class I SAM-dependent methyltransferase: protein MDESIAGNRAHWNTTADHWVAPGRRSWSTDEVTWGTFGVPEADLGALPDVTGRDVVELGCGTGYLSAWLARRGAASVVGVDPTEGQLASARRFQAEFALPFPLVQAAGEAVPLRDASFDVAVSEYGAAIWADPHRWLPEAARLLRPGGELVFLGNSVVFMLCCQDDDSPPTEQMRRPQRGMGRFTWPDDPSVEFHLSHGDMVRLLRASGFEVLDLIEVYAGDDVADATLCSGEVEFVSAEWARRWPVEEIWRARKRDEVSLARTERPSRRPPPF from the coding sequence ATGGACGAGTCGATCGCCGGCAACCGGGCCCACTGGAACACCACCGCCGACCACTGGGTGGCGCCCGGTCGGCGCAGCTGGTCGACCGACGAGGTCACGTGGGGAACCTTCGGCGTGCCCGAGGCGGACCTGGGGGCCCTCCCCGACGTGACCGGGCGCGACGTGGTGGAGCTGGGCTGCGGCACCGGGTACCTGTCGGCCTGGTTGGCCCGGCGGGGGGCGGCCTCGGTGGTCGGCGTCGACCCGACCGAGGGCCAGCTGGCCTCGGCCCGGCGGTTCCAGGCCGAGTTCGCCCTCCCGTTCCCGCTGGTCCAGGCGGCCGGCGAGGCCGTCCCGCTGCGCGACGCCAGCTTCGACGTGGCCGTGTCGGAGTACGGCGCCGCCATCTGGGCCGACCCCCACCGGTGGCTGCCGGAGGCGGCCCGGCTGCTGCGCCCCGGCGGCGAGCTGGTGTTCCTCGGGAACTCGGTGGTCTTCATGCTCTGCTGCCAGGACGACGACAGCCCGCCGACCGAGCAGATGCGGCGGCCCCAGCGGGGGATGGGCCGGTTCACCTGGCCCGACGACCCCTCTGTCGAGTTCCACCTCTCCCACGGCGACATGGTCCGGCTGCTGCGGGCCAGCGGGTTCGAGGTCCTCGACCTCATCGAGGTCTACGCCGGCGACGACGTCGCCGACGCCACCCTGTGCAGCGGCGAGGTCGAGTTCGTGTCGGCCGAGTGGGCTCGCCGCTGGCCCGTCGAGGAGATCTGGCGCGCCCGCAAGCGGGACGAGGTGTCGCTGGCGCGAACAGAACGACCGTCGAGGCGGCCACCGCCGTTCTGA
- a CDS encoding FmdB family zinc ribbon protein, whose amino-acid sequence MARYEYRCPTCTERFEVERSITAPAGPVPCPAGHGEARRVFSPVASVGRSAAGPAPAPVGGGGCCGGACGCG is encoded by the coding sequence ATGGCGCGCTACGAGTACCGGTGCCCGACGTGCACCGAGCGGTTCGAGGTCGAGCGGTCCATCACCGCGCCGGCAGGGCCGGTGCCCTGCCCGGCCGGTCACGGCGAGGCCCGCCGGGTCTTCTCCCCCGTCGCCAGCGTCGGACGGTCCGCCGCCGGACCCGCCCCCGCGCCGGTGGGCGGCGGCGGGTGCTGCGGCGGGGCCTGCGGCTGCGGCTGA
- a CDS encoding ABC transporter permease: MSGFESWLEFMADDWSAIWALTVEHATMVIQVMVAATVFSVALGIAVDTRRLAFAREPALIVASVLLTVPSLALFTLFIPIFGIGYWPPRVALFLYAILPILRNTVTGLDSVDQAVEESARGMGMSWGRRLLQIRLPLAWPVIVTGVRVSTLLVTGIAAIATLVNGGGLGDLIKEGFNRLGLPGSMEAIWAGTVMVVAVALVLDLALALLVRIFSPRFIAAASEVPTRLLERRRTRATPQEALDA; encoded by the coding sequence GTGAGCGGCTTCGAGAGCTGGCTCGAGTTCATGGCGGACGACTGGTCCGCCATCTGGGCCCTCACCGTGGAGCACGCCACCATGGTGATCCAGGTGATGGTGGCGGCCACGGTCTTCTCCGTCGCCCTGGGGATCGCCGTCGACACCCGCCGCCTGGCCTTCGCCCGGGAGCCGGCCCTGATCGTCGCCAGCGTGCTCCTCACCGTGCCGTCGCTGGCGCTGTTCACGCTCTTCATCCCCATCTTCGGCATCGGCTACTGGCCACCGCGGGTGGCGCTGTTCCTCTACGCCATCCTCCCGATCCTGAGGAACACGGTGACCGGGCTGGACTCGGTCGACCAGGCCGTGGAGGAGTCGGCCCGCGGGATGGGGATGAGCTGGGGCCGACGGCTCCTCCAGATCCGCCTCCCGCTCGCCTGGCCGGTGATCGTCACCGGCGTGCGGGTCTCCACCCTGCTCGTCACCGGCATCGCGGCCATCGCCACCCTCGTCAACGGCGGCGGTCTGGGCGACCTGATCAAGGAGGGGTTCAACCGCCTCGGCCTGCCCGGGTCGATGGAGGCCATCTGGGCCGGCACCGTGATGGTCGTCGCCGTCGCCCTCGTGCTCGACCTCGCCCTCGCCCTGCTCGTCCGCATCTTCTCGCCCCGGTTCATCGCCGCCGCCAGCGAGGTCCCGACCCGCCTGCTCGAGCGTCGCCGCACCCGGGCCACCCCCCAGGAGGCCCTCGATGCCTGA
- a CDS encoding sodium-translocating pyrophosphatase, whose amino-acid sequence MSHVLAEGGYQAFDLSGTDTTVLIVSLLVALGALGVAFAMMQGVLKADAGAKEMTDISDAIHEGAMAYITRQFRTIAVIVVPLAIVVFLTSTKIEKDGGEVALSFVQSGLFRTLSFLVGAVSSAAIGFLGMWLATKANVRTTAAAVRSDFGGAFAVAFRTGGVVGLATAGLALLGATGIILVFQNTSTAMLVGFGFGGSLLALFLRVGGGIFTKAADVGADLVGKVEAGIPEDDPRNPATIADNVGDNVGDCAGMAADLFESSGVVLVASIILGVIAFQGIGLGPDVSARGLVFPVGVMAIGLVASTIGLYLAKARPGEDDALKIINRGITIAQAISILGAAVLAFAYVGNPDGATISQPGARMFGAIVVGVVLGFAASKITAYYTSTTQKPVQDIAKASRTGPATTVLEGMSLGLESAVWGLVAVAVAIGGALALGGGSFKFSTYLVALAGIGMLSTTGIIVAEDTFGPVADNSAGIAEMSGHFEGEPERIMVSLDAVGNTTKAVTKGFAIGSAVIAAVALFASYGETIAEEINLDIGDQAYPINVADPKVFIGLLVGGSIAFIFSSLAIRAVSRTAGVVVQEVRRQFADGKIMAGTKKPDYGPAIDICTTASLRELATPALIAVLAPVIIGFGLGPISLGAFLASVIVVGQLMANFLSNAGGAWDNAKKYIEDGAEGGKGSEPHKAAVIGDTVGDPFKDTAGPALNPLIKVMNLVSLLILPAIIGFYDEAGLRELKQQGEGVGIAIAVVAALVVVGAIAFSKGVFTKEVDEAAAEAA is encoded by the coding sequence ATGTCCCACGTCCTGGCCGAGGGTGGCTACCAGGCCTTCGACCTGAGCGGCACCGACACCACGGTGCTGATCGTCTCGCTCCTCGTCGCCCTCGGCGCCCTCGGCGTCGCCTTCGCCATGATGCAGGGCGTCCTCAAGGCCGACGCCGGCGCCAAGGAGATGACCGACATCTCCGACGCCATCCACGAGGGGGCCATGGCGTACATCACGCGCCAGTTCCGCACCATCGCGGTCATCGTCGTCCCGCTGGCGATCGTCGTGTTCCTGACCTCGACCAAGATCGAGAAGGACGGTGGAGAGGTCGCGCTGAGCTTCGTGCAGTCCGGCCTGTTCCGCACCCTCTCGTTCCTCGTGGGGGCGGTGTCCTCGGCGGCGATCGGCTTCCTGGGCATGTGGCTGGCCACCAAGGCCAACGTCCGCACCACCGCCGCCGCCGTGCGCTCCGACTTCGGTGGCGCCTTCGCCGTCGCGTTCCGCACCGGCGGCGTGGTCGGGCTGGCCACCGCCGGCCTGGCGCTGCTCGGTGCCACCGGCATCATCCTGGTGTTCCAGAACACCTCGACCGCCATGCTCGTCGGCTTCGGCTTCGGCGGCTCGCTCCTGGCCCTGTTCCTGCGGGTCGGCGGCGGCATCTTCACCAAGGCGGCCGACGTGGGCGCCGACCTGGTCGGCAAGGTCGAGGCCGGCATCCCCGAGGACGACCCCCGCAACCCGGCCACCATCGCCGACAACGTGGGCGACAACGTCGGCGACTGCGCCGGCATGGCCGCCGACCTGTTCGAGAGCTCCGGGGTGGTCCTGGTCGCCTCGATCATCCTCGGCGTCATCGCCTTCCAGGGCATCGGGCTGGGCCCCGACGTCTCGGCCCGGGGCCTCGTGTTCCCGGTGGGCGTGATGGCCATCGGCCTGGTCGCCTCGACCATCGGCCTGTACCTGGCCAAGGCCCGTCCCGGCGAGGACGACGCCCTCAAGATCATCAACCGGGGCATCACCATCGCCCAGGCCATCTCGATCCTCGGCGCTGCCGTCCTCGCCTTCGCCTACGTGGGCAACCCCGACGGCGCCACCATCTCCCAGCCCGGCGCCCGCATGTTCGGCGCCATCGTCGTCGGCGTGGTCCTCGGCTTCGCCGCCTCCAAGATCACCGCCTACTACACCTCGACCACGCAGAAGCCCGTGCAGGACATCGCCAAGGCCAGCCGCACCGGCCCCGCGACCACCGTGCTCGAGGGCATGAGCCTGGGCCTCGAGTCGGCCGTGTGGGGCCTCGTCGCCGTGGCCGTCGCCATCGGCGGCGCCCTGGCCCTCGGCGGCGGCAGCTTCAAGTTCTCCACCTACCTGGTGGCCCTGGCCGGCATCGGCATGCTCTCGACCACCGGCATCATCGTGGCCGAGGACACCTTCGGCCCCGTCGCCGACAACTCGGCCGGCATCGCCGAGATGTCGGGCCACTTCGAGGGCGAGCCCGAGCGGATCATGGTGAGCCTCGACGCCGTGGGCAACACCACCAAGGCCGTCACCAAGGGCTTCGCCATCGGCTCGGCCGTGATCGCCGCCGTGGCCCTGTTCGCCTCCTACGGGGAGACCATCGCCGAGGAGATCAACCTCGACATCGGCGACCAGGCCTACCCGATCAACGTGGCCGACCCGAAGGTCTTCATCGGCCTCCTGGTGGGTGGCTCGATCGCCTTCATCTTCTCCTCGCTCGCCATCCGGGCCGTCTCCCGGACGGCCGGCGTGGTCGTCCAGGAGGTCCGCCGCCAGTTCGCCGACGGCAAGATCATGGCCGGCACCAAGAAGCCCGACTACGGCCCCGCCATCGACATCTGCACCACCGCCTCGCTCCGCGAGCTGGCCACGCCGGCCCTCATCGCCGTTCTGGCCCCGGTCATCATCGGCTTCGGCCTCGGGCCCATCTCCCTCGGCGCCTTCCTGGCCTCGGTGATCGTCGTCGGCCAGCTGATGGCCAACTTCCTCAGCAACGCCGGCGGTGCCTGGGACAACGCCAAGAAGTACATCGAGGACGGCGCCGAGGGGGGCAAGGGCTCCGAGCCCCACAAGGCCGCCGTCATCGGTGACACCGTCGGCGACCCGTTCAAGGACACCGCCGGCCCGGCCCTCAACCCGCTCATCAAGGTGATGAACCTGGTGTCGCTGCTGATCCTGCCGGCGATCATCGGCTTCTACGACGAGGCCGGCCTCCGCGAGCTCAAGCAGCAGGGCGAGGGCGTCGGGATCGCCATCGCCGTCGTCGCCGCCCTCGTGGTGGTCGGTGCCATCGCCTTCAGCAAGGGCGTGTTCACCAAGGAGGTCGACGAGGCCGCCGCCGAGGCGGCCTGA
- a CDS encoding ABC transporter permease, protein MTAPTAPPAVADGAPPESDGDARAGTAAAATTGARGLGVLIGTPFFLLLVGGALYGYVASAEKDSAERSALDWGSKLWPQLTTHLSMSLWSTVLVLLIAVPLGVVLTRPVFRRDAPEAGRRPLPWPLRPLLGRVSPGVLTVANVGQALPAYGLFIIFYAWQGTGFRTAVTALVVFALLPVLRNTMVGIEQVDPAIIEAGRGMGMSRLRVLLRIELPLSVPIILAGVRTALVINVGMAALAFLVGGGGLGITINSGLKLRRDLITVAGAGMVAILALTIDWVAAVVERVLRPRGL, encoded by the coding sequence GTGACCGCCCCCACGGCCCCTCCGGCCGTCGCCGACGGAGCCCCGCCCGAGTCCGACGGCGACGCCCGGGCGGGCACCGCCGCGGCCGCCACCACCGGGGCCCGCGGCCTCGGCGTGCTGATCGGGACGCCCTTCTTCCTCCTGCTCGTCGGCGGCGCCCTCTACGGCTACGTGGCGAGCGCCGAGAAGGACTCGGCCGAGCGTTCGGCCCTGGACTGGGGCAGCAAGCTGTGGCCCCAGCTGACGACGCACCTGAGCATGAGCCTGTGGTCGACGGTGCTGGTGCTGCTCATCGCCGTCCCCCTGGGCGTGGTCCTCACCCGCCCGGTGTTCCGCCGCGACGCCCCCGAGGCGGGGCGCCGCCCGCTCCCGTGGCCGCTCCGGCCCCTCCTCGGTCGGGTGTCCCCCGGTGTGCTGACCGTCGCCAACGTGGGCCAGGCCCTCCCCGCCTACGGGCTCTTCATCATCTTCTACGCCTGGCAGGGCACCGGGTTCCGCACGGCGGTGACCGCCCTGGTCGTCTTCGCCCTCCTCCCCGTGCTGCGCAACACCATGGTGGGCATCGAGCAGGTCGACCCGGCGATCATCGAGGCGGGGCGCGGCATGGGGATGAGCCGCCTGCGGGTGCTGCTCCGGATCGAGCTGCCGCTGTCGGTCCCGATCATCCTGGCCGGCGTCCGCACCGCGCTGGTGATCAACGTGGGCATGGCCGCCCTCGCCTTCCTCGTCGGCGGCGGCGGGCTCGGCATCACCATCAACTCCGGGCTGAAGCTCCGGCGGGACCTCATCACCGTCGCCGGCGCCGGCATGGTCGCCATCTTGGCCCTCACCATCGACTGGGTGGCGGCCGTGGTCGAGCGGGTCCTGCGCCCCCGAGGCCTCTGA
- a CDS encoding glycine betaine ABC transporter substrate-binding protein, translated as MRDHLTTRLLALPLAALLALAAVGCGGDDDSGDGGDGGGGGSDTSATGALADVDFEGAAITVGSKDFDESILLGTIMVTALEETGADVTDSTNTGGTNVARDALLNGDIDVYPEYNGTGWTEHLGNEDPSDDPTELYEVVRDADLEQNDIHWLGSSEFNNTYGFATSSDFVEENNDGEPFTFETMAAHLEENPDATVCMETEFPDRSDGLVLWEEETGYEIPESQITILDTNVIYTETANGTCDFGEIFTTDGRIGGLELVLVEDPGAMIIYNVSYTVRDDAYSENPEAWDTVAEAILEGLDQDTMNELNARVSFEGEDVEDVARDYLVDQGLIEG; from the coding sequence ATGCGAGATCACCTGACGACCCGACTGCTGGCCCTGCCGCTGGCCGCCCTGCTGGCTCTGGCCGCGGTCGGCTGCGGCGGCGACGACGACTCCGGCGACGGCGGCGACGGCGGTGGGGGCGGGAGCGACACCAGCGCCACCGGCGCCCTGGCCGACGTCGACTTCGAGGGCGCGGCGATCACCGTCGGCTCCAAGGACTTCGACGAGAGCATCCTGCTCGGGACCATCATGGTGACGGCGCTGGAGGAGACCGGCGCGGACGTCACCGACTCGACCAACACCGGCGGCACCAACGTGGCCCGCGATGCGCTCCTCAACGGCGACATCGACGTCTACCCCGAGTACAACGGCACCGGTTGGACCGAGCACCTGGGCAACGAGGACCCCTCCGACGACCCCACCGAGCTCTACGAGGTTGTCCGCGACGCCGACCTCGAGCAGAACGACATCCACTGGCTCGGCAGCTCGGAGTTCAACAACACCTACGGCTTCGCCACCAGCAGCGACTTCGTCGAGGAGAACAACGACGGCGAGCCGTTCACCTTCGAGACGATGGCGGCCCACCTGGAGGAGAACCCCGACGCCACCGTGTGCATGGAGACGGAGTTCCCGGACCGCTCCGACGGCCTGGTGCTGTGGGAGGAGGAGACCGGCTACGAGATCCCCGAGAGCCAGATCACCATCCTCGACACCAACGTCATCTACACCGAGACGGCCAACGGCACCTGCGACTTCGGTGAGATCTTCACCACCGACGGCCGCATCGGTGGCCTCGAGCTGGTCCTCGTCGAGGATCCCGGCGCCATGATCATCTACAACGTCTCCTACACGGTGCGAGACGACGCCTACTCCGAGAACCCCGAGGCGTGGGACACCGTCGCCGAGGCGATCCTGGAGGGCCTCGACCAGGACACCATGAACGAGCTCAACGCCCGGGTCTCGTTCGAGGGCGAGGACGTCGAGGACGTCGCTCGCGACTACCTCGTGGACCAGGGCCTCATCGAGGGCTGA
- a CDS encoding succinate dehydrogenase/fumarate reductase iron-sulfur subunit: MTRTLNVTLKVWRQDGPDAPGRFDTIPAAGINDEMSFLEMLDLVNERLINEGKEAIVFDHDCREGICGTCSLMIDGQAHGPQKGTATCQLHMRKFADGAEIVIEPWRATAFPVIKDLMVDRGAFDRIVAAGGYITAETGGAPDANLIPVPKPVADAAMDAAACIGCGACVAACPNSAAQLFTAAKVSHLNLLPQGQAERYQRVEAMVDTMEEFFGSCTNHGECEEACPKEISIDFIAVMNKDYLKSKLKNRRNLSRT, from the coding sequence GTGACCCGCACCCTCAACGTCACGCTGAAGGTCTGGCGCCAGGACGGGCCCGACGCCCCCGGGCGCTTCGACACCATCCCCGCCGCCGGCATCAACGACGAGATGTCGTTCCTCGAGATGCTCGACCTGGTGAACGAGCGCCTCATCAACGAGGGCAAGGAGGCGATCGTCTTCGACCACGACTGCCGCGAGGGCATCTGCGGCACGTGCTCGCTGATGATCGACGGCCAGGCCCACGGCCCCCAGAAGGGGACCGCCACCTGCCAGCTCCACATGCGGAAGTTCGCCGACGGCGCCGAGATCGTGATCGAGCCGTGGCGGGCCACGGCCTTCCCGGTCATCAAGGACCTGATGGTCGACCGGGGCGCCTTCGACCGCATCGTCGCCGCCGGCGGGTACATCACCGCCGAGACCGGCGGCGCCCCCGACGCCAACCTCATCCCCGTGCCCAAGCCGGTCGCCGACGCCGCCATGGACGCAGCCGCCTGCATCGGCTGCGGGGCCTGCGTGGCCGCCTGCCCCAACTCGGCGGCGCAGCTGTTCACCGCGGCCAAGGTCAGCCACCTCAACCTGCTGCCCCAGGGCCAGGCCGAGCGCTACCAGCGGGTCGAGGCCATGGTCGACACCATGGAGGAGTTCTTCGGGTCCTGCACCAACCACGGTGAGTGCGAGGAGGCCTGCCCGAAGGAGATCTCGATCGACTTCATCGCGGTGATGAACAAGGACTACCTGAAGTCCAAGCTCAAGAACCGCCGCAACCTCAGCCGCACCTAG
- a CDS encoding MerR family transcriptional regulator — protein MPATDTLDPVRALDEPTLSIAEVVERTGVSHDTLRYYEKEGLLAPPRDTGGRRRYREADVSRVVFITRMRSSEMPIRVIQRYVALVAEGPTTEPERLAIMEAHRDAVIARRAELDGALAVIEMKIEMYGGALGATGSCG, from the coding sequence ATGCCCGCCACCGACACCCTGGACCCGGTCCGCGCCCTCGACGAGCCCACGCTCAGCATCGCCGAGGTGGTCGAGCGCACCGGCGTCAGCCACGACACCCTCCGGTACTACGAGAAGGAGGGCCTCCTCGCCCCTCCCCGCGACACCGGCGGACGCCGGCGCTACCGCGAGGCCGACGTCAGCCGGGTCGTGTTCATCACCCGCATGCGCAGCTCGGAGATGCCCATCCGCGTGATCCAGCGCTACGTCGCCCTGGTGGCCGAGGGCCCCACCACCGAGCCCGAGCGCCTGGCGATCATGGAGGCGCACCGCGACGCGGTCATCGCCCGGCGAGCCGAGCTCGACGGTGCCCTCGCCGTCATCGAGATGAAGATCGAGATGTACGGCGGCGCCCTCGGCGCGACCGGGAGCTGCGGGTGA
- a CDS encoding class I SAM-dependent methyltransferase — protein sequence MDGDRPTGEGDVYAASAGAYDLIYDGIGKDYRAEAAEVSALVRARCPGARTLLDVACGTGAHLVHLGEDFAVEGVELSAHMAARARDRLPGVPIHEGDMRLFDLGRRFDAVTCLFSSIGYTRTPEDLGRAVSAMRRHLEPGGVLVVDGWLSPDDWTDGHVGATAATEPGRAVARTVRSWRMGRTSVLEMTWVVTTPSGTDTFTERHELGLFTGDEVRAAFDAAGLVDVEEIPGAVAGERSRWAATAP from the coding sequence ATCTACGACGGCATCGGCAAGGACTACCGGGCGGAGGCGGCCGAGGTCTCGGCCCTGGTGCGGGCCCGCTGCCCCGGCGCCCGCACCCTCCTCGACGTGGCCTGCGGGACCGGCGCCCACCTGGTGCACCTGGGCGAGGACTTCGCCGTCGAGGGCGTCGAGCTCAGCGCCCACATGGCGGCCCGGGCTCGCGACCGCCTGCCCGGGGTCCCGATCCACGAGGGCGACATGCGCCTGTTCGACCTGGGGCGCCGGTTCGACGCGGTCACGTGCCTGTTCTCGTCGATCGGCTACACCCGCACCCCCGAGGACCTGGGCCGGGCGGTGTCCGCCATGCGCCGGCACCTGGAGCCCGGCGGGGTGCTCGTGGTCGACGGCTGGCTCAGCCCGGACGACTGGACCGACGGCCACGTCGGAGCGACGGCCGCCACCGAGCCCGGCCGGGCCGTGGCCCGTACCGTGCGGTCGTGGCGGATGGGCCGCACCAGCGTGCTCGAGATGACCTGGGTGGTGACCACCCCGTCGGGGACCGACACCTTCACCGAGCGCCACGAGCTGGGCCTGTTCACCGGCGACGAGGTGCGGGCCGCCTTCGACGCCGCCGGCCTGGTCGACGTCGAGGAGATCCCCGGCGCCGTCGCCGGGGAGCGCTCCCGCTGGGCCGCCACGGCCCCCTGA